One region of Polaribacter pectinis genomic DNA includes:
- a CDS encoding N-formylglutamate amidohydrolase, protein MKVIISCEHGGNHIPANLLHIFKKNEAVLETHRGFDLGALDLFQHLKPLANASFFSEESRLLIELNRSLHHKNLFSEFSKSLSKVEKENLILNYKTYRNSVESEIRKSIENNELILHVSVHSFTPVFNSEKRNCDIGLLYDSRKTAEKEFCKRFKSEISAINSTINVRYNYPYLGKADGFTTYLRKQFSKNYIGIELEVNQQFSKNNKMNSSIKKLIYKSLESTIASI, encoded by the coding sequence ATGAAAGTCATAATTTCTTGTGAACATGGAGGGAATCACATTCCTGCCAACCTTCTACATATATTTAAAAAGAATGAAGCAGTTTTAGAAACTCACAGAGGTTTCGATTTGGGTGCATTGGATTTATTTCAACATTTAAAACCATTGGCAAACGCCTCTTTTTTTAGTGAAGAAAGCAGGTTGTTAATTGAGTTGAACAGATCTTTACATCATAAAAATCTGTTTTCAGAATTTTCGAAATCACTTTCCAAAGTAGAAAAAGAGAATTTGATATTAAATTATAAAACCTATAGAAATTCTGTAGAATCTGAAATAAGAAAATCAATAGAAAATAATGAATTGATTTTGCATGTTTCTGTGCACTCTTTTACGCCAGTTTTCAATTCAGAAAAAAGAAATTGTGATATTGGTTTATTATACGATTCCAGAAAAACAGCGGAAAAAGAATTTTGTAAACGTTTTAAAAGTGAAATTTCAGCAATAAATTCAACAATAAATGTGCGTTATAATTATCCATATTTAGGAAAAGCAGATGGTTTTACAACGTATTTACGAAAACAGTTTTCAAAGAATTATATTGGAATTGAGTTGGAGGTAAATCAGCAATTTTCTAAAAATAACAAAATGAACAGTTCAATAAAAAAGCTGATTTATAAAAGTTTAGAAAGCACAATTGCATCAATCTAG
- a CDS encoding DUF5686 and carboxypeptidase regulatory-like domain-containing protein, with translation MKKITFLLLFFTVSINIAQVKGSITDAENEPLSFVSIYLEKSTSGTTSNDSGDYILDLKEKGNHTIIFQFLGYKTLKKKVNITSFPFILNVHLEEESVKLSEISISTKDNPANRIIRNVIDNKDKNTDKYANYTAKFYSRGLTRIKDAPEKFFGQSTGDFGGGLDSTRTGIIYLSETFSNISYQKNPKKFKEKIVASKVSGQDNGISFNRAEDSSIDLYENSIAVFNDLVSPISTNAFSYYKFKLEGTFYDKNGKLINKIKLIPKRKNGRVFSGFIYIVEDDWALYGTDVTATGAQVNIPIVNSLKLKQGYNYSEEIEGWVLISQTIDFDISIFGFKPSGKFSYTYSDYNFKPTFKESTFTNEILSFEKDATKKDTVFWNKLRPVPLTTEEVKDYRIKDSIKVIRKSKKYLDSIDAKGNKFGLLDPLMGYTYDNSYKNNSFSYNGPLLKTSFNTVQGVNTSAGFSYFEQINKEGKWWRAGVNANYGFSDKRLRPTFFFTKKWNNISRPRLGISGGITTPQFNDRTPVLKLNNTISSLLSRLNYLKIYEKSYARIGYSEEIKNGIYFSTSLEYANRKPLFNTTNYSFAPQDKNGGYTSNNPLDATDFVNSPFLEHKIATLNVGATFVFAQKYLSYPDRKENEGNAKYPTLNVKYTKRFGASDSQLNSDLFIASLRQDVNVGNYGKFQYNIRGGMFLKKKNIAFMDYLQANGNQLTFPLGNRLSSFGLLEYYKFYTNDKYVEAHIEHNFRGAILGKVPLINKLNFHLVGGAKTLFMADKKPYTEYSVGLDNIGYGKWRFLRIDYVRSNYGGVKSDGLLFRLSLF, from the coding sequence ATGAAAAAAATTACTTTTCTATTATTATTTTTTACAGTATCAATAAATATTGCACAAGTAAAAGGAAGTATTACAGACGCAGAAAATGAACCACTTTCTTTTGTGAGTATTTATTTAGAAAAATCTACAAGTGGCACAACTTCTAATGATAGTGGAGATTATATTTTAGATTTAAAAGAGAAGGGGAATCACACAATTATTTTTCAGTTTTTAGGCTACAAAACATTAAAAAAGAAAGTAAATATTACTTCTTTTCCTTTTATATTAAATGTGCATTTAGAAGAGGAAAGTGTTAAGTTGAGTGAAATTTCTATTTCTACAAAAGACAATCCTGCAAATAGAATTATTAGAAATGTAATTGATAATAAGGATAAAAACACAGATAAATATGCCAATTATACTGCTAAATTTTATTCAAGAGGATTAACAAGAATTAAAGACGCACCAGAAAAATTTTTCGGTCAATCTACTGGAGATTTTGGTGGTGGTTTAGATTCTACTAGAACTGGAATTATTTATTTATCGGAAACTTTTTCTAATATTTCATATCAGAAAAATCCTAAAAAATTTAAAGAAAAAATTGTTGCTTCTAAAGTTTCTGGACAAGATAATGGCATCAGTTTTAACAGAGCAGAAGATTCGAGTATAGATTTGTACGAAAACAGTATAGCTGTTTTTAACGATTTAGTTTCTCCCATTTCTACCAACGCTTTTAGTTATTATAAGTTCAAATTAGAAGGAACGTTTTATGATAAAAATGGAAAACTCATCAATAAAATAAAACTGATACCGAAACGTAAAAATGGTCGTGTTTTTAGTGGTTTTATTTACATAGTAGAAGACGATTGGGCTTTGTATGGTACAGATGTTACGGCAACTGGTGCGCAAGTTAACATACCAATTGTAAATTCTTTAAAACTAAAGCAAGGTTATAATTATTCCGAAGAAATAGAAGGTTGGGTTTTAATAAGTCAAACTATAGATTTCGATATTTCTATTTTTGGTTTCAAACCAAGTGGTAAATTTTCATACACATATTCAGATTATAATTTTAAGCCAACTTTTAAGGAAAGTACATTTACTAATGAAATTTTGTCTTTCGAGAAAGATGCTACTAAAAAAGATACTGTTTTTTGGAATAAATTAAGACCTGTACCATTAACAACAGAAGAGGTAAAAGACTATAGAATTAAAGATTCTATTAAAGTAATTAGAAAATCTAAAAAGTATTTAGATTCTATAGATGCTAAAGGAAATAAGTTTGGTTTGTTAGATCCGTTAATGGGTTATACATATGATAATTCTTATAAAAATAATTCTTTTTCATATAATGGACCTTTGTTAAAAACTAGTTTTAACACTGTACAGGGTGTAAATACTTCTGCAGGTTTTAGTTATTTTGAACAAATAAACAAAGAAGGAAAATGGTGGAGAGCAGGAGTAAATGCCAATTATGGTTTTTCTGATAAAAGATTAAGACCAACTTTTTTCTTCACTAAAAAATGGAATAACATTTCTAGACCAAGATTGGGTATTTCTGGAGGAATTACAACACCTCAATTTAATGACAGAACACCGGTGTTAAAATTAAATAACACAATTAGTTCTTTGTTAAGCAGATTAAATTATTTAAAAATTTATGAGAAGAGTTATGCAAGAATTGGGTATTCAGAAGAAATTAAAAACGGAATTTATTTTTCTACTTCTTTAGAATATGCTAATAGAAAACCTTTATTTAATACCACTAATTATTCTTTTGCACCACAAGATAAAAACGGTGGTTACACTTCTAATAATCCTCTAGATGCTACAGATTTTGTAAACTCACCTTTCCTAGAGCATAAAATAGCAACCTTAAATGTGGGAGCTACTTTTGTTTTTGCACAGAAATATTTATCGTATCCAGATAGAAAAGAAAACGAAGGCAATGCAAAATATCCAACTTTAAATGTAAAGTATACAAAAAGATTTGGAGCTTCTGATTCTCAATTAAATTCAGATTTATTTATTGCTAGTTTAAGACAAGATGTAAATGTGGGGAATTATGGTAAGTTTCAATACAATATAAGAGGTGGAATGTTCTTAAAAAAGAAGAATATTGCTTTTATGGATTATTTACAAGCAAACGGAAATCAGTTAACTTTTCCTTTAGGAAACAGGTTAAGCAGTTTTGGTTTGTTAGAATACTATAAGTTTTACACTAATGATAAATATGTAGAAGCGCATATAGAGCATAACTTTAGAGGTGCTATTTTAGGAAAAGTTCCTTTAATAAATAAATTGAATTTCCATTTGGTTGGTGGTGCAAAAACACTTTTTATGGCAGATAAAAAACCATATACAGAATATTCTGTAGGTTTAGACAATATAGGATATGGTAAATGGAGGTTTTTAAGAATAGATTATGTGCGCTCTAATTATGGAGGTGTTAAAAGTGATGGTTTATTGTTTAGATTAAGCTTGTTTTAA
- a CDS encoding MoaD/ThiS family protein, with product MKIETLFFGITADLVATNNLEITISDNSSVNDFKILLKEKYPQLENINSYAIAVNEEYAENDLLLKESDVVAIIPPVSGG from the coding sequence ATGAAAATCGAAACCCTTTTTTTCGGAATTACTGCAGATTTAGTAGCAACAAATAATCTAGAAATTACGATTTCAGACAATAGTTCTGTAAACGATTTTAAAATATTGCTGAAAGAAAAATATCCGCAATTAGAAAACATAAATTCCTATGCAATTGCTGTAAATGAAGAATATGCAGAAAACGATTTGCTTTTAAAAGAAAGTGATGTTGTTGCTATAATTCCGCCAGTAAGTGGAGGTTAA
- a CDS encoding DUF3817 domain-containing protein, giving the protein MKNFFRIVSLLEGVSYLLLLFIATPIKYLQGDASYVKMLGMPHGILFMLYVVLAIVIKKEMNWDNKTLGIVLVASVIPFGTFYIDKKYLR; this is encoded by the coding sequence ATGAAAAATTTCTTTAGAATTGTAAGTTTATTAGAAGGAGTTTCTTACTTATTACTACTATTTATAGCAACACCAATTAAATATTTACAAGGCGATGCTTCTTATGTAAAAATGCTAGGAATGCCTCATGGAATTCTTTTTATGCTATATGTGGTTTTAGCAATTGTTATTAAAAAAGAAATGAATTGGGACAACAAAACATTAGGAATTGTTTTAGTTGCTTCTGTAATTCCTTTTGGTACTTTTTATATTGATAAGAAATATTTAAGGTAG
- a CDS encoding molybdenum cofactor biosynthesis protein MoaE, producing MKRTSIKITSQKLDLQECYSFVEDDSCGGISAFIGTVRNDTQGKEVTQLDFSTYKPMAIKEMQKIADLALEKFPIYKIAIHHAEGMLQIGEIPVIITASSKHRKATFEACEFAIDTLKETVPIWKKEYFSDGEVWVNAHP from the coding sequence ATGAAGAGAACTTCCATTAAAATAACATCACAAAAATTAGATTTACAAGAATGCTACAGTTTTGTAGAAGATGATTCCTGTGGTGGAATTTCTGCATTTATTGGAACTGTAAGAAACGATACTCAAGGAAAAGAGGTTACTCAACTAGATTTTTCTACCTACAAACCTATGGCTATTAAAGAAATGCAGAAAATTGCAGATTTGGCTTTAGAAAAATTTCCTATTTATAAAATAGCCATTCATCATGCAGAAGGAATGTTGCAAATTGGCGAAATTCCTGTAATTATTACAGCTTCTTCAAAACATAGAAAAGCAACTTTCGAAGCTTGTGAATTTGCAATAGATACTTTAAAAGAAACGGTTCCTATTTGGAAAAAAGAATATTTTTCTGATGGCGAAGTTTGGGTAAATGCACATCCGTAA
- a CDS encoding COX15/CtaA family protein gives MKNRFPKVVKISIISVYLIFLAGSVVRMTGSGMGCPDWPKCFGYYIPPTSEEQITWKPNAEFKKGFIIIKDEALFVAEHDLRTASEFNIENWAKYTKHDYNKFNKFHTWTEYINRLASVLAGFVFLFLIYGAYKNRKKNKLIPILAYTSFFLMLFEAWLGKTVVDSNLTPTIITIHMVVGLVIIALLLWLQFIVSNKQKVYNYNALFNKLIIVSVIFSLIQIAMGTQVRQFIDEQVKLYGFENKNYSLMNANFKFYFHRSFTIAIVLVNLGLFYINQIKNLGYKLVNWIVFLIFLETITGILMYYADIPLGTQAIHLLAGAILFGLQFYLWLQSRKTLSTKSSVGN, from the coding sequence ATGAAAAATAGGTTTCCAAAAGTTGTAAAAATCTCAATAATTTCTGTTTATTTAATCTTTTTAGCAGGTTCTGTTGTTAGAATGACAGGTTCTGGAATGGGTTGCCCAGATTGGCCAAAATGTTTTGGATATTATATTCCACCAACTTCCGAAGAACAAATTACCTGGAAACCAAATGCAGAATTTAAAAAAGGGTTTATCATTATAAAAGACGAAGCTTTATTTGTTGCTGAACATGATTTAAGAACAGCTTCTGAATTCAATATAGAAAACTGGGCAAAATATACCAAACACGATTATAACAAGTTTAACAAGTTCCATACTTGGACAGAATATATAAATAGATTAGCTTCAGTTTTAGCTGGTTTTGTTTTTCTCTTTTTAATTTACGGTGCTTATAAAAACAGAAAGAAAAACAAATTAATTCCTATTCTTGCTTACACATCTTTCTTTTTAATGTTGTTTGAAGCTTGGTTAGGAAAAACTGTAGTAGATTCTAATTTAACGCCCACAATTATTACCATTCATATGGTAGTTGGTCTTGTAATTATTGCACTTTTATTATGGTTACAATTTATAGTTTCTAATAAACAAAAAGTCTATAACTACAATGCTCTATTTAATAAACTAATTATAGTTTCTGTTATTTTCTCGTTGATACAAATTGCAATGGGAACACAAGTAAGACAGTTTATAGACGAGCAAGTAAAATTATACGGTTTCGAAAACAAGAATTATAGTTTAATGAATGCTAACTTTAAATTCTATTTTCACAGATCTTTTACCATTGCTATTGTTTTGGTAAACTTGGGACTGTTTTACATCAATCAAATAAAAAATCTTGGTTATAAATTGGTGAATTGGATTGTTTTCTTAATCTTTTTAGAAACCATTACTGGAATTTTAATGTATTATGCAGACATTCCTTTAGGAACACAAGCAATACATTTATTAGCTGGCGCAATTTTATTTGGGTTGCAATTTTATTTATGGCTTCAAAGTCGAAAGACTTTGAGTACGAAGTCTTCAGTGGGCAATTAG
- a CDS encoding ribonucleotide-diphosphate reductase subunit beta, with translation MKITQIIKRDSGTSNFELDKITRAIEKAMISVNNGSLEDAMAITNIVNGTLLERKLNEPNYTPTVEQVQDIVEYKLMDSRFRDVAKAYILYRDEQTRNRKRNIFEKRLNLKPYDYPELNEYVDAIRHSYWIHTEFNYTSDIQDFKTSLTEVEKSAIKNTMLAISQIEVAVKTFWGDIYKRMPKPEIGSVGSTFAESEVRHHDAYSHLLEVLGLNNEFKNLKKNPVIMRRVNYLELALKNVNSEDNKEFSESIILFSLFIEHVSLFSQFLIIMAFNKHKNVLKGISNVVEATSKEEQIHGDFGIDVIKIIKEENPEWFDESHSLLVQETCKEAFLSESKIIDWIFEKGELDFLPKAVIKEFIKNRFNKSLESIGIEKVFDTDEALLAETDWFDDEIIGTKHGDFFVKRSINYSKRTKSITSDDLF, from the coding sequence GTGAAAATTACTCAAATTATTAAAAGAGACTCTGGAACTAGCAATTTCGAGTTAGACAAAATTACAAGAGCCATAGAAAAAGCAATGATTTCTGTTAATAATGGTTCTTTAGAAGATGCAATGGCAATTACTAATATCGTTAACGGTACTTTATTAGAAAGAAAATTAAACGAACCCAATTATACACCAACTGTAGAACAGGTGCAAGATATTGTAGAATATAAGTTAATGGACAGTCGTTTTCGCGATGTTGCAAAAGCTTATATTTTATATAGAGACGAGCAAACAAGAAACAGAAAAAGAAATATTTTCGAAAAAAGGTTGAATTTAAAACCTTACGATTATCCTGAATTAAATGAATATGTAGATGCAATTAGACACTCTTATTGGATTCATACAGAATTTAATTACACAAGCGATATTCAAGATTTTAAAACTTCGCTTACAGAAGTAGAAAAAAGTGCGATAAAAAATACGATGTTGGCAATTTCTCAAATAGAGGTTGCTGTAAAAACTTTTTGGGGAGACATTTATAAGAGAATGCCAAAACCAGAAATTGGTTCTGTAGGTTCTACGTTTGCAGAAAGTGAAGTAAGACATCATGATGCATATTCTCATTTATTAGAGGTTTTAGGGTTAAACAACGAGTTTAAAAACTTGAAGAAAAACCCAGTGATTATGAGACGTGTTAATTATTTAGAATTAGCATTAAAAAACGTGAATAGCGAAGACAATAAAGAGTTTTCTGAATCTATAATTTTGTTTTCATTATTTATAGAACACGTTTCTTTATTCTCACAGTTTTTAATTATCATGGCTTTTAACAAGCACAAAAATGTGTTAAAAGGAATTTCTAATGTGGTAGAGGCAACTTCTAAAGAAGAGCAAATTCATGGAGATTTTGGTATTGATGTAATTAAAATTATTAAAGAAGAAAATCCAGAATGGTTTGATGAAAGCCATAGTTTACTAGTACAAGAAACTTGTAAAGAAGCATTTTTATCAGAAAGTAAAATAATCGATTGGATTTTCGAAAAAGGAGAATTAGACTTTTTACCAAAAGCGGTAATAAAAGAATTTATAAAAAACAGATTCAATAAATCTTTAGAAAGTATTGGTATCGAAAAAGTATTTGATACAGATGAAGCATTATTGGCAGAAACAGATTGGTTTGATGATGAAATTATTGGAACCAAACATGGAGATTTCTTCGTAAAGAGATCTATCAACTATAGTAAAAGAACAAAAAGTATAACCAGCGACGACTTATTTTAA
- a CDS encoding ribonucleoside-diphosphate reductase subunit alpha, with product MNQTDTKTTTELTEHERLIQARNASRKEMLDNMKEPEIEWLTENSRKFLESGYLTGDTTPEQRIREIADNAEKILNKPGFSDKFYKYMAAGFYSLASPIWSNFGKKRGLPISCFGSHVADDMGDILFSQSEVGMMSKLGGGTSGYFGKLRERGADVKNNGSSSGSVHIMQLFEKMVDVVSQGSVRRGRFSPYLPVDHPDIKEFLEIGTEGNPIQELTHGVTVGNQWMEEMIAGDVEKRSIWAKILQRRGEIGYPYILFRDNANNGTVDVYKDNNHEIYASNLCTEIMLPSNEDWSFVCCLSSVNLLHYDKWKDTDAVETLTYFLDAVMQEFITKLEVYRDSADRDDQFTFRFMEKAYNFAKDNRALGLGALGWHSLLQSKMHAFDSAEAYALNSEIFKVIKEKSYKASEDMAKEYGEPAVLKGYGRRNTTLNAIAPTTSSAFILGQVSQGIEPIWSNIYVKDIAKIKTTIKNPILEKVLEEKGKNIKEVWTSIRDNDGSVLHLDFLTEAEKDVFRTYSEIDQNVIVYQAANRQNHIDQGQSINIMVHPDMPIKDVNAVYINAWKLGVKSMYYQHSMNAAQKFKQKKECASCEG from the coding sequence ATGAACCAAACAGACACAAAGACAACAACAGAACTTACAGAGCACGAAAGATTAATTCAGGCTAGAAACGCATCAAGAAAAGAAATGCTTGATAATATGAAAGAACCTGAAATTGAATGGCTTACAGAAAATAGTCGTAAATTTTTAGAATCTGGTTATTTAACAGGAGACACAACTCCAGAGCAAAGAATCCGTGAAATTGCAGACAATGCAGAAAAGATTTTAAACAAACCTGGTTTTTCAGATAAGTTTTATAAATATATGGCTGCAGGATTTTATTCTTTAGCATCGCCAATATGGTCGAATTTTGGTAAGAAAAGAGGTTTGCCAATTAGTTGTTTTGGAAGTCATGTGGCAGATGATATGGGAGATATTTTATTCTCGCAATCAGAAGTTGGTATGATGTCTAAATTAGGAGGAGGAACTTCTGGTTACTTTGGTAAGTTGCGTGAAAGAGGAGCAGATGTAAAAAATAATGGTTCATCATCTGGTTCAGTTCACATCATGCAGTTGTTCGAAAAAATGGTTGATGTTGTTAGTCAAGGTTCAGTAAGAAGAGGTCGTTTTTCTCCATATTTACCAGTAGATCATCCAGATATTAAAGAATTTTTAGAAATTGGAACAGAAGGAAATCCAATTCAAGAATTAACACATGGAGTTACTGTTGGTAACCAATGGATGGAAGAAATGATTGCTGGAGATGTAGAAAAAAGAAGCATTTGGGCAAAAATTTTACAAAGAAGAGGAGAAATAGGATATCCATATATATTGTTTAGAGACAACGCAAATAATGGAACGGTTGATGTTTACAAAGACAATAACCACGAAATTTATGCAAGTAACTTGTGTACAGAAATCATGTTACCATCAAATGAAGATTGGTCTTTCGTTTGCTGTTTATCATCTGTAAACTTATTACATTATGATAAGTGGAAAGACACAGATGCAGTAGAAACTTTAACGTATTTCTTGGATGCAGTAATGCAAGAATTCATCACTAAGTTAGAAGTTTATAGAGATTCTGCAGATAGAGATGACCAGTTTACGTTCCGTTTTATGGAAAAAGCGTATAATTTCGCAAAAGATAACAGAGCTTTAGGTTTAGGAGCTTTAGGATGGCATTCTTTATTACAATCTAAAATGCATGCGTTTGATAGTGCAGAAGCTTATGCTTTAAATAGCGAAATCTTTAAAGTGATTAAAGAGAAATCTTACAAAGCTTCAGAAGATATGGCAAAAGAATATGGAGAGCCAGCAGTTTTAAAAGGATATGGAAGACGTAATACAACGTTAAATGCAATTGCACCAACAACGTCATCTGCATTTATTTTAGGACAAGTTTCTCAAGGAATTGAGCCAATTTGGTCTAACATTTATGTAAAAGATATTGCAAAAATTAAAACGACCATTAAAAACCCAATTTTAGAAAAAGTTTTAGAAGAAAAAGGGAAAAACATCAAAGAAGTTTGGACGAGCATCAGAGATAATGATGGTTCTGTATTGCATTTAGATTTCTTAACAGAAGCAGAAAAAGATGTGTTTAGAACATATTCAGAAATCGACCAAAACGTAATCGTTTATCAAGCTGCAAACAGACAAAACCATATCGATCAAGGACAATCTATCAATATAATGGTGCACCCAGATATGCCAATTAAAGACGTAAATGCAGTATATATTAATGCATGGAAATTAGGTGTAAAATCTATGTATTACCAACACAGTATGAATGCTGCACAGAAATTCAAGCAAAAGAAAGAATGTGCTTCTTGTGAAGGATAA
- a CDS encoding deoxyguanosinetriphosphate triphosphohydrolase: protein MNWEQLLSLKRFGDTQKRQRIAQDETRLGFDVDFDRIIFSSAFRSLQDKTQVIPLSETDFVHTRLTHSLEVSVVGRTLGRRVGKVLLERHPKLAELGYTFNDFGAIVAAASVTHDIGNPPFGHSGEKAIGEYFKTGNGAKYKDDLTEKEYQDLIDFEGNANGFKILTESREGISGGLRLSYATLGAFLKYPKESLPKKPTNHIVDKKYGFFQSEKESFLEVVEDLGMKQKSATEDISFYRHPLAYLVEAADDICYTIIDFEDGINLGLIEEEFALEYMIKLVKDTIDIKKYHSLKHKTDRISYLRALAIGVLINEAVDIFLNNEETILNGTFEKSLLDKCKYEAQINDIIKISVDKIYKSTEVIEKEIAGYRIIADLLDVFVTALNNKFDGKASNFDKLVLNLLPKEYQRETSNLYERILQICSYVSRMSDSYAIRMHKKLTGNIT from the coding sequence ATGAACTGGGAACAACTCCTTTCTTTAAAACGCTTTGGCGATACACAAAAACGCCAAAGAATAGCACAAGACGAAACGCGTTTAGGTTTCGATGTAGATTTCGATAGAATTATATTTTCATCCGCATTTAGAAGCTTACAAGATAAAACACAGGTAATTCCTTTATCGGAAACCGATTTTGTACACACAAGACTTACACACAGTTTAGAAGTTTCTGTAGTTGGTAGAACTTTGGGTAGAAGAGTAGGGAAAGTGTTGTTAGAACGTCACCCAAAGTTAGCAGAATTAGGCTACACTTTTAACGATTTTGGTGCAATTGTAGCAGCAGCTTCAGTAACACACGATATTGGAAATCCGCCTTTTGGACATTCAGGAGAAAAAGCCATTGGCGAGTATTTTAAAACTGGAAATGGAGCAAAATACAAAGACGATTTAACAGAAAAAGAATACCAAGATTTAATAGATTTCGAAGGAAATGCAAACGGATTCAAAATTCTTACAGAAAGCAGAGAAGGGATTTCTGGCGGATTAAGATTAAGCTACGCAACATTGGGTGCATTTTTAAAATATCCTAAAGAAAGTCTTCCAAAGAAACCAACTAACCATATTGTAGATAAAAAATATGGCTTTTTTCAATCGGAAAAAGAATCATTTTTAGAAGTAGTGGAAGATTTAGGGATGAAACAAAAATCTGCTACAGAAGACATTTCTTTTTACAGACATCCCTTGGCTTACTTGGTAGAAGCTGCAGACGATATTTGTTACACAATAATAGATTTCGAAGACGGAATAAACCTCGGTTTAATTGAAGAAGAATTCGCTTTAGAATATATGATTAAGTTAGTAAAAGATACTATAGACATTAAAAAATATCATTCATTAAAACATAAAACAGACAGAATTAGTTATTTACGTGCCTTGGCAATTGGTGTGTTAATTAATGAAGCTGTAGATATATTTTTAAATAACGAAGAAACTATTTTAAATGGAACTTTCGAGAAATCTTTGTTAGATAAATGTAAGTATGAAGCACAAATTAACGACATAATAAAAATAAGTGTAGACAAAATTTACAAAAGCACAGAAGTTATAGAGAAAGAAATTGCTGGTTATAGAATTATAGCAGACTTATTAGATGTGTTTGTAACTGCACTAAATAACAAGTTCGATGGCAAAGCGTCTAATTTCGATAAGTTAGTTTTAAACCTTTTACCAAAAGAGTATCAAAGAGAAACAAGCAATTTATATGAAAGAATATTGCAAATTTGTAGTTATGTTTCAAGAATGTCAGACAGTTACGCAATACGAATGCACAAAAAATTAACAGGAAATATTACATAA